A segment of the Streptomyces sp. NBC_01235 genome:
CGGGCGTCGGCCGCCGAATGCTCAAGGCGGCGGCCCACGGATCGCAAGGGCGTCCCCGGCCGGGGACGCCCTTCCGCGTTAGCCTGGGGCGTCACACTCCAGCCAGCTCAGTCAAGGGGCCAACCAACCCGTGCGCATCGCCAGGTTCTCCATCGACGGGAACGTCGCCTTCGGCGCGGTCGAGGGCGACAAGCCGGACGAGCTCGTCCTCGACATCATCAAGGGCATCCCGTTCGCGGACTTCGAGCTCTCCGGCACCAAGGTGCCGCTGAGCAAGGTCCGACTGCTCCCGCCCGTGCTTCCCAACAAGGTCGTGGCCTTCGGCCGCAACTACGCCGAGCACGCGCGCGAGCTGGGCAACGAGGTGCCCGACGCCCCGTTCGCCTTCTTCAAGCCGTCCACCTCGGTGATCGGCCCCGGCGACGACATCCAGTACCCGTCCTTCTCCGAGGACGTCCACCACGAGGCCGAGCTCGCCGTGGTCATCGGCCGGCTGTGCCGCGAGGTCCCGCGCGAGCGCGTCAAGGACGTGATCCTGGGCTACACCTGCGCGAACGACATCACCGCCCGCGACGTCCAGAAGCGCGAGAAGCAGTGGGCCCGGGCGAAGGGCTTCGACACCTCCTGCCCGCTCGGCCCCTGGGTGGAGACCGGGCTGGACCTCGAGACCGCGAGCGACCTCACCGTCCAGCTCACGGTCAACGGACAGCAGCGGCAGCTCGGCCGCACCAGCGAGATGATCCACTCGATCGAGGATCTGATCGTCAACATCACCGAGGCCATGACGCTGCTCCCCGGCGACGTGATCCTCACGGGCACCCCGGCAGGGGTCGGCCCCCTGGCTGTCGGCGACGAGGTCGCCGTCACCATCGAAGGCATCGGCACTCTCACCAACAAGGTTGTCAAGCGTGGCTAGCGCACCCGGCTCCTCCGTACGCGTCCGTTTCTGTCCCTCGCCCACCGGTAACCCCCACGTGGGCCTGGTCCGCACCGCCCTGTTCAACTGGGCGTTCGCCAAGCACCACCAGGGCACCCTGGTCTTCCGCATCGAGGACACCGACGCGGCCCGCGACTCCGAGGAGTCCTACAACCAGCTCCTGGACTCGCTGCGCTGGCTCGGCTTCGACTGGGACGAGGGCCCCGAGATCGGCGGCCCGCACGCGCCGTACCGCCAGTCCCAGCGCATGGACCTCTACAAGGACGTCGCCGAGAGGCTCCTCGACGCCGGCCACGCCTACCGCTGCTACTGCTCCCAGGAGGAGCTGGACACCCGCCGCGACGCCGCCCGCGCCGCCGGCAGGCCCTCCGGCTACGACGGCCATTGCCGCGACCTCACCGAGGCGCAGGTGGCGGAGTACCAGGCCCAGGGCCGCACCCCGATCGTCCGCTTCCGCATGCCCGACGAGACGATCACCTTCACGGACCTGGTCCGCGGCGAGCTGACGTTCACCCCGGAGAACGTCCCGGACTTCGGGCTCGTCCGCGCGAACGGCGCCCCGCTGTACACGTTGGTCAACCCGGTCGACGACGCGCTGATGGAGATCACGCACGTTCTGCGCGGCGAGGACCTGCTCTCCTCCACCCCCCGCCAGATCGCCCTCTACAAGGCGCTGACCGAGCTGGGCATCGCCCAGCGGACCCCGCATTTCGGCCACCTGCCGTACGTGATGGGCGAGGGCAACAAGAAGCTCTCGAAGCGGGACCCGGAGTCCTCGCTCAACCTCTACCGGGAGCGCGGCTTCCTCCCCGAGGGACTGCTCAACTACCTGTCCCTGCTGGGCTGGTCGCTCTCGGCCGACCAGGACATCTTCACGATGGACGAGATGGTCGCGGCCTTCGACATCGCGGACGTCAACCCCAACCCGGCGCGCTTCGACCTGAAGAAGTGCGAGGCGATCAACGCCGACCACATCCGCCTGCTCGACGTGAAGGACTTCACGGAGCGCTGCGCCCCCTGGCTGAAGGCCCCCTTCGCCCCCTGGTCCCCGGAGGGCTTCGACGAGGCCAAGTGGGAGGCGATCGCCCCGCACGCCCAGACCCGTCTCAAGGTGCTGTCGGAGATCACCGACAACGTCGACTTCCTCTTCCTGCCGGAGCCCGTCTTCGACGAGGCGAGCTGGACGAAGGCGATGAAGGAGGGCAGTGACGCGCTGCTCACGACGGCCCGCGAAAAGCTGGAGTCGGCCGACTGGACCTCCGCCGAGTCCCTGAAGGAGGCCGTCCTGGCCGCCGGCGAGGCCCACGGCCTCAAGCTCGGCAAGGCCCAGGCACCCGTCCGCGTCGCCGTCACCGGCCGCACGGTCGGCCTGCCCCTCTTCGAGTCCCTGGAGATCCTGGGCAAGGAGAAGACCCTGACCCGCATCGACGCCGCCCTGGCGAAGCTCGCGGCGTGACACCGAGGCACGTGTGAGGGGCGGCACCCGGCGATCCGGGTGCCGCCCCTCACACGTCCGCCTCAGACGGCGTCGTCCTCGTCGATCAGGTACGCGAACTCGTCGAAGATCTCCAGTACGACGATGACCATGACGGCCCCCGCGACCATGTACTCCAGCATCACGCCGGGGGCCACGTACGCCTTCCGCAGGTGTTCGTCGGGGCCGAGTTGCGCGGTCGCGTTCTTGCGGAAGGGGTCACGCGCCAGTATCCGCACGGCCCTGTCCAGCTGGGCTCGACGCTCGCCAGGCAGAGCGTCGAACGCCGTACGGGCCTCGACGGTGAACTGAACGCGGTACTCGGTCATGTCCTCAGTGTGCCAGCCCGCGATACCGTCGGGGACATGAGCATTCGCGCCGTGGTCTGGGACGTGGACGACACCCTCTTCGACTACACGACCGCGGACCGCGAGGGCATGCGGTCGTATCTGACGGCCGAGGGGCTGATCGACCGGTTCGGGACCGCGGAGCAGGCGCTCATACGGTGGCGGGAGGTCACCGACCAGCAGTGGGCGCGCTTCTCGGCGGGCGGGATCACCTTCGAGGACCAGCGCCGGGACCGGGTACGGGTGTTCCTGGACCGAGAGATGACGGACGCGGAGGCCGACGACTTCTTCGTGCGGTACCGCACGCACTACGAGGCCGCCTGGGCGCTCTTCCCTGACGTCCTGCCCGTCCTGGAGGTCCTCGCCGCCAGTCACCGCCACGCGGTGCTCTCCAACTCGAGCATCCACGTCCAGGATCACAAGCTGCGCGTCCTCGGCGTCCACGACCGCTTCGAGGTCATCCTGTGCGCCGCGGAACTCGGCGTCTCCAAGCCGGAGGCCGGCGCCTTCCTCGCGGCCTGCGAGGCCCTGTCCCTGCCCGCGCACCAGGTGGCCTACGTCGGCGACCACCCGGAGATCGACGGACGGGGCGCCGCCGACGCCGGACTGCTCTCGGTGTGGATCGATCGCTACGGCGGCACGGCGACCGTGGAGGTGCCCGCCGGACGGCACCGGATCGCCACCCTCGCCGAACTCCCCGCGATCCTCGGCTCGGATACCCGTTTTGGAGCGCAGTCCACCTTCGGGTAATGTTCTTCCTGCGCCGCCGGGGAGCGGGCCGAAAGGCCGGAACCGGAGGAGCGAAGCTAGAACAAGATCCCCCACGGGGCTTGCGTTCCAGTGGCCTATGGTGTAATTGGCAGCACGACTGATTCTGGTTCAGTTAGTCTAGGTTCGAGTCCTGGTAGGCCAGCTCGCAGAGCTCATCTGCAAAGCCCCCGTTGTGTAGCGGCCTAGCACGCTGCCCTCTCAAGGCAGTAGCGCCGGTTCGAATCCGGTCGGGGGTACAGATCCTTCCCAGGAAGACAGTCCGGGTCGCACCCGCTGTCTCTCATGCAGGATCGCTAGGGCCCCCGTTGTGTAGCGGCCTAGCACGCCGCCCTCTCAAGGCGGTAGCGCCGGTTCGAATCCGGTCGGGGGTACGATTTACCTTGAATCACCTTGGTCTATGGTGTAATTGGCAACACTACGGTTTCTGGTACCGTCATTCTAGGTTCGAGTCCTGGTAGACCAGCTCTGATCTGCGGAAACGCAAGATCTAGGCCCCCGTTGTGTAGCGGCCTAGCACGCCGCCCTCTCAAGGCGGTAGCGCCGGTTCGAATCCGGTCGGGGGTACGTACAGTGAAGGCCCTCCACTTCGGTGGAGGGCCTTTTTCGTGCCCTGCTCACTCGAAGCCGTACCGCCGCGCCGACTCCTCCTCCTGCGCCAGCCGGTGCAGCGCCTGGAGCATCGGCTCGACGAGGATCGCGCCCAGCACCGCCGCCTCGATCCGCTCCGCCTCCGACTCCTGCGTCTCCACGAAGTCCAGGTCGAGCTCGGCCGCCCGGTGCATCAACCGGGCGTAGGACACGAGCAGTTCGGCGTCCCATGCGTAGCCGAGCCGACGCAGCGCGGCCACCGCCACCACCAGCGAGCGGTAGGCCGGGGAGATGGTCGTCAGCAGGCGGGCGTTCGACCAGCCCAGGGTGCGCAGCAGTTCGTCCGCCTCCAGTCGGGCGGCGCGCACGTACTCGTCCTCCGCGTCCGGCTCGGGAACCTGTGGCAGCGCCCACAGGGCCGCGCCGAGACGGATCGTGCGGCCGAGGGAGTCGTCGTCGACGTGTCCGAGCACCTCGCGGACCGTGGCCACCGGCAGCCGGCCCACCTGGATCATCGCGCGCACCAGCCGCAGCCGGCGCAGATGCTCCTCGTCGTACTCGGCGGTCGTCAGGTTGATCTGGCGTCCGGGCGGCAGGAGTCCTTCGCGCAGGTAGTACTTGATCGTCGCGGTGGACACACCGCTGCGTTCGCTCAGCTCGGCCAGCCGCATGTCTTGCGCCCTTCCTTGGTCAGCGGCACTATCCAAGCATGTCTGTCGCAGCCAGCCGTACCACCGCGGACGCCCGGGGAGACGTGGTCGTCCTGCTGATCGGGATGCGTGTCAACCGCTTCTGGGCCGTGCACCAGTGGGTGCCGGTCATGCTGGCCATGTTGCGCATGCTGGCCGAGCTGAAGAAGGATCCGGGCCGCGGACTGCTCTCCCGGGTGCTGCTGACGGCCTCCCCGCGGACGTACTACGTCGTCCAGTACTGGGAGTCCAAGGAGAAGCTGTACGCCTACGCGAGCGCGCCCGACGCGTTCCACCATCGCGCGTGGGCGAGGATCAACCGCCTGGAGAAGGGCGGGAAGGTACGTGGGCACGTGGGGATCTGGCACGAGGCGTATGTCGTGCCGGAGGGGTCGTACGAGGCGATCTACGGGGACATGCCGGCGTTCGGTCTCGCGGCCGCGCATGGGCAGGTGTCGTTGGGGGAGCGGGGGCGGTACGCGAAGGATCGGTTCGCCTACCGGCCGGAGCGGAAAGCCTGAGCGGGTCCGGTCAGAGCCTGCCGCGGCGTTGAGGCCGGCTCCGGTTCCGGGAGGGTGCTCGTGAAAGGGCGGCTCAGCCCGTCCTGCGCAGCGCCTCGGACAGGCGGGCCGCCGCGTCGATGACCGCCTGAGCGTGCATACGGCCCGGGTGGCGGGTCAGGCGCTCGATGGGGCCCGAGACGGAGACGGCGGCCACTACACGGTTGGAGGGGCCGCGGACCGGCGCCGAGACGGACGCGACGCCCGGCTCGCGCTCGCCGATGGACTGGGCCCAGCCCCGGCGCCGTACACCCGACAAGGCCGTCGCCGTGAAGCGGGCGCCCTGGAGGCCGCGGTGCAGGCGCTCGGGCTCCTCCCAGGCCATCAGGATCTGGGCCGAGGAGCCGGCCTTCATCGTGAGCGTGGAGCCGACCGGGACCGTGTCCCGAAGGCCGGACAGGCGTTCCGCCGCGGCCACGCAGATGCGCATGTCGCCCTGACGGCGGTAGAGCTGCGCGCTCTCGCCCGTGATGTCCCGAAGGTGCGTGAGCACCGGGCCGGCGGTGGCCAGGAGACGGTCCTCGCCGGCGGCCGCGGCCAGCTCGGCCAGGCGGGGGCCGAGGATGAAACGGCCCTGCATGTCGCGCGCCACCATACGGTGGTGTTCCAAAGCCACGGCCAGGCGGTGGGCCGTGGGTCGTGCGAGTCCGGTGGCAGCGACCAAGCCTGCGAGGGTGGCCGGACCGGACTCCAGGGCGCTCAGGACAAGGGCTGCCTTGTCCAGAACGCCGACGCCGCTACTGTTGTCCATGCAACGATACTCCCGTCTCACTCTGTGAAACGCAAGTTCATTTTTCCGTGAGACGCGCAACCCTTGGATGCATGGCGGCCCGCGGACCAACGGGCCAGGCGGCGGGTGCCCGGAAACGCCGAGAAGCAAGACCGTGGGCGTCGCCTCCACAAGATCTCTAGTTGGGCCGGCGCATCTTTGCCGGCCGGAGGGAAAGCGATGGGTAGGACACTCGCGGAGAAGGTCTGGGACGACCACGTCGTCCGGCGCGCCGAGGGCGAGCCCGACCTCCTCTTCATCGATCTGCACCTGCTGCACGAGGTGACCAGCCCCCAGGCCTTCGACGGCCTCCGTCAGAACGGCCGCCCCGTGCGCCGTCTCGACCTCACCATCGCCACCGAGGACCACAACACCCCGACCCTCGACATCGACAAGCCCATCGCGGACCCGGTCTCCCGCGCCCAGCTGGAGACGCTGCGCAAGAACTGCGCCGAGTTCGGCGTGCGGCTGCACCCGCTCGGCGACGTCGAGCAGGGCGTCGTGCACGTCGTCGGCCCTCAGCTGGGTCTGACCCAGCCCGGCATGACCGTCGTCTGCGGTGACTCCCACACCTCCACGCACGGCGCGTTCGGCGCGCTGGCGTTCGGCATCGGCACCTCGCAGGTCGAGCATGTGCTGGCCACCCAGACGCTGCCGCTGGCCCGCCCCAAGACCATGGCGATCACCATCGACGGCGAGCTGCCCGACGGCGTCACCGCCAAGGACCTGATCCTGGCGATCATCGCCAAGATCGGCACCGGCGGCGGCCAGGGCTACATCCTCGAGTACCGCGGCTCCGCCATCGAGCAGCTCTCGATGGAAGCCCGGATGACCATCTGCAACATGTCGATCGAGGCCGGTGCCCGCGCGGGCATGATCGCCCCGGACGAGACGACCTTCGAGTACATCAAGGGCCGCGCCCACGCCCCCGAGGGCGAGGACTGGGACGCCGCGGTCGCGTACTGGAAGACGCTGAAGACGGACGACGACGCCGAGTTCGACGCCGAGGTCGTCATCGAGGCCGCGTCGCTGTCGCCGTTCGTCACCTGGGGCACCAACCCCGGCCAGGGCGCGCCGCTTTCGGCGGACGTCCCCGACCCTGCTTCGTACGAAGACGCTTCGGAGCGCCACGCCGCCGAAAAGGCCCTGGAATACATGGGGTTGGAGGCGGGGCAGCCGCTGCGCACCATCAAGGTGGACACCGTCTTCGTAGGTTCCTGCACCAACGGCCGCATCGAGGACCTGCGCGCCGCCGCCGCGATCGTCGAGGGTCGCAAAGTCGCCGACGGCGTACGGATGCTGGTCGTCCCGGGTTCCGCGCGAGTCGGTCTGCAGGCCGTTTCCGAGGGTCTGGACGTCGTCTTCAAGGAGGCCGGCGCCGAATGGCGGCACGCGGGCTGCTCGATGTGTCTGGGCATGAACCCGGACCAGCTGGCCCCCGGTGAGCGCTCCGCGTCCACCTCCAACCGCAACTTCGAGGGCCGGCAGGGCAAGGGCGGTCGTACGCACCTGGTGTCGCCGCAGGTCGCGGCCGCCACGGCCGTCCTGGGCCACCTGGCCTCCCCGGCCGACCTGTCCGACGCCGAGACCCGTACGCCCGCTGGAGTCTGAGAAGCCATGGAAGCATTCACCACGCACACCGGCCGGGCCGTCCCGCTGCGCCGCTCCAACGTCGACACCGACCAGATCATCCCTGCTCACTGGCTCAAGAAGGTCACGCGGGACGGGTTCGAGGACGGGCTGTTCGAGGCCTGGCGCAAGGACGAGACCTTCATCCTCAACCGGCCCGAGCGGCAGGGCGCCACGGTGCTGGTCGCCGGGCCCGACTTCGGCACCGGTTCCTCCCGTGAGCACGCCGTCTGGGCGCTGCAGAACTACGGCTTCAAGACCGTGATCTCGTCCCGCTTCGCCGACATCTTCCGCGGCAACTCGCTGAAGAACGGCCTGCTCACGGTGGTGATCGAGCAGAAGATCGTGGACGCCCTGTGGGAGCTCACGGAGAAGGACCCGCAGGCCGAGATCACGGTCGACCTTCAGGCCCGCGAGGTGCGCGCCGAGGGGATCACCGCCTCCTTCGAGCTGGACGAGAACTCCCGCTGGCGGCTGCTGAACGGGCTGGACGACATCTCCATCACCCTCCAGAACGAGGCCGACATCTCCACGTACGAGGCCAAGCGCCCGTCGTACAAGCCGAGGACGCTCCAGGCCTGACCCCGGAGCCTTTGAGGAGGCCCTGGGCAAGTCGAGTTTCGGCCACCGCGACACCCCGCCGTACCCCCGATCGGACCGATCGGGGGTACGGCTGTTTCTGTACCCGTTCGGCCCCGAGGACCTTCGCGGCTCCTGTCAACTTCCCACGTTAGGACGGGCGTTGCCTGGGTACGCGCCCTGTACGGACGTGAGCGCCGGAAGTGCCCGCACGGCCGTTTGCGGCGGCAGTTGCCCCCTGAGCGGGCGACAACTCGCCCCAGATGGCACAATCTGTGCATGGAACACGACGGCCAACTCGAGCTCTATACGGCGGTCGCGAACCAACTCAAGGAAGCGCACACAAGGGTGCGCGCACTGCAAGTCCCGGAGGGCGTACGGATGGCGCTGACCCGGAAGCTGCTGGTCATTACGGCCGCGGCCAAGCACGATCTCGCCGATGCGACAAGGCGTCTGGAGCGGTTCATGGCGGACCTCGACGAGGGGCGAATGCCCGAAGAGGAGCGTTGATCGCCTCCGGAGCAGCCGATTTCGTTGCGGCACAAGGGTGATTAGCCCGTTTCGTGTTTGATTTGCGGTATATATCTGCCTAACGTGCGAAAAAGCTTGAACACTTTCGTTCTGGCTAATGTCTCCGAAGGGGAAGACGTGAACAAGGCGCAGCTCGTAGAAGCGATTGCCGACAAGCTGGGCGGCCGCCAGCAGGCCGCCGAGGCGGTCGACGCGGTCCTGGACGCCATCGTCCGCGCGACCGTCGCCGGAGACCGGGTCTCGGTCACCGGCTTCGGTTCGTTCGAGAAGGTCGACCGGCCGGCCCGCTACGCCCGCAACCCCCAGACGGGCGAGCGGGTTCGGGTCAAGAAGACGTCCGTGCCGCGCTTCCGCGCGGGCCAGGGCTTCAAGGACCTGGTGAGCGGCTCGAAGAAGCTCCCGCGCGGCGGCGAGGTCGCCGTCAAGAAGGCTCCCAAGGGCAGCCTGACCGGCGGTGCTGCCGCGACGGTCAAGAAGGCCGCCGCCAAGAAGGCGACGACGAAGGCGGCCGCCGCGAAGCGGACCACCGCCGCCGCCAAGAAGACGACGGCCGCCGCGAAGAAGACCGCGGCCACCGCCAAGAAGGCCACCGCGAAGAAGGCCACCACCAAGAAGACGACGGCGGCCGCCAAGAAGACGACCACCGCCAAGACGGCCGCCGCCAAGAAGACGACCGCCAAGAACGCCCCGGCGAAGAAGGCGACGGCCAAGAAGGCCCCCGCCAAGAAGTCGACCGCGCGCAAGACCACCGCCAAGAAGGCCACCGCCCGCTAGGCACATGGCAGCAGGGGCACTCACGCGCCGGGCCGGACTCCCTCATGGAGTCCGGCCCGCGGCGTGTTCAAGGGCGGTTTCAGAAGGTCTGGAGGGTCACCAGCGTGATCCTCGGGCTGTCCTTCGGCCCCTCCACCTCGATCCGCACCCGCTGGCCAGGCCGCAGCAGCCGCAGCCCGCCCGCGTCGAACGCCGGCGCGTCGAAGGGCACCGGTGTGCCGTCGTCCAGCAGCACCTGTCCGCTGCGCGTGTCGGGGTCGTACGTGTATGCGGTCGCCTGCATGGCGGCAGCCTACTGCCCGGGGATCAACAGGCGCGCGGCGGCCGCGGCCGTCCGGGAGCCCACGCCCAGGGACAGGGCCGTGCGCAGGTCCTCGCCGGTGTCCACGTCCTGGCGTACGGAATCCACCGCGTCGAGAACGAGTTCCACGGCTCCGGAAGCGCGATGGCGGGCGCGGGAATCCGTGCCGAACGCGGGAAGCAATTCACGGCCGGGGGCGACGGCGAGAAGCGTGGTGCCGATTGCGGCCGCGTCCGGGAGAAATGCTCGGGGGAATTCCGCGGCCGCGTCCAGGACCCGGGCCAATTCCGCCGGGCGCAGGGCCGGCAGATCCGCGTTGAGGGCAGCGAGCGGGGAATCGGGGCGGATGGCGCGCACGGCGGCGGCTCCGTGGGTCAGGGCGGCGTTCAGGCCCGTGCGCGGCTCGCCGGGGACGATGCGGGCCCCCAGGTCCGCCAGGGTGCGTCCGGCCAGGGCGTCGTCCGTGACGACTGCCACATCCCGCACCGCAGGTGAGGCCAGCGCGGCCGTCACGGTGTCCTCGGCGAAGGCGAGGGCGAGGCCCGGGCGCAGACCGTCGGTTGCGGTGTCCGCGAGCCTGCTCTTGGCCAGCGCCAAGGGCTTCAGGGGTATGACCAAGGTCCACTGCACCGGCGTACCGTCCCTCTCTTGTCGCGGCCATTGTCACCCGGCCCATTCGCCGCTCGGGCGGGCGGGCGTACCGTGTTCTCGACAGACCGGCGGCCCGGGGCGACACTTGTGCGGCCCCAGGCCCGGGAGCAGGCCTTGGGAAGTCCTAGAGGAAGGTGTCCGCGTGCCCCGCCGCAGAATCGGCTTCTGGTACCGCTTCGCAGCGGTCCTCTGCAAACCCTGGCTGGTGGTTCTGATCAAGCGGGACTGGCGCGGAATGGAGAATATTCCGGCCGACGGCGGATTTATCACCGCGGTGAACCACAATTCGCACGTCGATCCCTTCGCATACGGGCACTTCCAGTACAACACCGGGCGTGTGCCGCGTTTCCTGGCGAAGAGTGCGCTTTTCCGCGAGGGATTCGTCGGTGCCGCGATGCGAGGCACCGGACAGATCCCCGTCTACCGCGAGAGCACGGACGCGCTGAGTGCCTTTCGGGCCGCGATCGAGGCCGTGGAGCGCGGCGAGTGCGTCGCGTTCTACCCCGAGGGCACCCTCACCCGCGACCCCGACGGCTGGCCCATGGCCGCCAAGACCGGTGCCGCGCGCGTCGCCCTGCAGACCAAGTGCCCGGTGATCCCGGTGGCCCAGTGGGGCGCCAACGAACTGCTCCCGCCGTATGCCAAGAAGCCCAACCTCCTTCCGCGCAAGACCCATCATGTGCTCGCGGGACCGCCCGTGGACCTCTCGCGGTTCTACGGCAGGGAGATGACCCCGGAGCTGCTGAAGGAGGCGACGGAGGTCATCATGGCCGCCGTCACCGCGCAGCTGGAGGAGATCCGGGGCGAGAAGGCTCCCGAGACGCCCTACGACCCACGTCAGGAGCGGATCGAGCAGCGGCGCCGCACCCGGGCGGAGACCGGTACGGAGACCGGTGCGGAGACCGGAACGGAGACCGGTGCGGAGATCAGTCACGAGGGGGAGAAGAGCAAGTGAGCAAGCCCGTCAAGGCGGCAGTTTTCAGTGCCGGTTCGTGGGGGACGGCCTTCGGCATGGTGCTCGCAGACGCGGGGTGCGAGGTCACCCTGTGGGCGCGGCGCGCGGAGGTGGCCGAGGCGATCAACACCACCCGCACAAACCCCGACTACTTCCCCGGCGTCGAGCTTCCGGAGAACCTGCGGGCCACGACGGACCCCGCCGAGGCCGCCGCCGACGCCGACTACACGGTCCTGTCGGTGCCCTCCCAGACCCTGCGCGCCAACCTCGCGGAGTGGACGCCCCTGCTCGCCCCGGACACCGTCCTGGTGTCGCTGATGAAGGGCGTCGAGCTCGGTACGACCATGCGGATGAGCGAGGTGATCGAGGACGTCGCCAAGGTGGGCGCGGGTCGGATCGCCGTGGTCACCGGGCCCAACCTCGCGAAGGAGATCGCCTCCCGCAGGCCGGCCGCGGCCGTGGTCGCCTGCATCGACG
Coding sequences within it:
- a CDS encoding MerR family transcriptional regulator yields the protein MRLAELSERSGVSTATIKYYLREGLLPPGRQINLTTAEYDEEHLRRLRLVRAMIQVGRLPVATVREVLGHVDDDSLGRTIRLGAALWALPQVPEPDAEDEYVRAARLEADELLRTLGWSNARLLTTISPAYRSLVVAVAALRRLGYAWDAELLVSYARLMHRAAELDLDFVETQESEAERIEAAVLGAILVEPMLQALHRLAQEEESARRYGFE
- a CDS encoding DUF4188 domain-containing protein, producing MSVAASRTTADARGDVVVLLIGMRVNRFWAVHQWVPVMLAMLRMLAELKKDPGRGLLSRVLLTASPRTYYVVQYWESKEKLYAYASAPDAFHHRAWARINRLEKGGKVRGHVGIWHEAYVVPEGSYEAIYGDMPAFGLAAAHGQVSLGERGRYAKDRFAYRPERKA
- a CDS encoding HAD family hydrolase, encoding MSIRAVVWDVDDTLFDYTTADREGMRSYLTAEGLIDRFGTAEQALIRWREVTDQQWARFSAGGITFEDQRRDRVRVFLDREMTDAEADDFFVRYRTHYEAAWALFPDVLPVLEVLAASHRHAVLSNSSIHVQDHKLRVLGVHDRFEVILCAAELGVSKPEAGAFLAACEALSLPAHQVAYVGDHPEIDGRGAADAGLLSVWIDRYGGTATVEVPAGRHRIATLAELPAILGSDTRFGAQSTFG
- the leuC gene encoding 3-isopropylmalate dehydratase large subunit, whose amino-acid sequence is MGRTLAEKVWDDHVVRRAEGEPDLLFIDLHLLHEVTSPQAFDGLRQNGRPVRRLDLTIATEDHNTPTLDIDKPIADPVSRAQLETLRKNCAEFGVRLHPLGDVEQGVVHVVGPQLGLTQPGMTVVCGDSHTSTHGAFGALAFGIGTSQVEHVLATQTLPLARPKTMAITIDGELPDGVTAKDLILAIIAKIGTGGGQGYILEYRGSAIEQLSMEARMTICNMSIEAGARAGMIAPDETTFEYIKGRAHAPEGEDWDAAVAYWKTLKTDDDAEFDAEVVIEAASLSPFVTWGTNPGQGAPLSADVPDPASYEDASERHAAEKALEYMGLEAGQPLRTIKVDTVFVGSCTNGRIEDLRAAAAIVEGRKVADGVRMLVVPGSARVGLQAVSEGLDVVFKEAGAEWRHAGCSMCLGMNPDQLAPGERSASTSNRNFEGRQGKGGRTHLVSPQVAAATAVLGHLASPADLSDAETRTPAGV
- the leuD gene encoding 3-isopropylmalate dehydratase small subunit — protein: MEAFTTHTGRAVPLRRSNVDTDQIIPAHWLKKVTRDGFEDGLFEAWRKDETFILNRPERQGATVLVAGPDFGTGSSREHAVWALQNYGFKTVISSRFADIFRGNSLKNGLLTVVIEQKIVDALWELTEKDPQAEITVDLQAREVRAEGITASFELDENSRWRLLNGLDDISITLQNEADISTYEAKRPSYKPRTLQA
- a CDS encoding fumarylacetoacetate hydrolase family protein, with the translated sequence MRIARFSIDGNVAFGAVEGDKPDELVLDIIKGIPFADFELSGTKVPLSKVRLLPPVLPNKVVAFGRNYAEHARELGNEVPDAPFAFFKPSTSVIGPGDDIQYPSFSEDVHHEAELAVVIGRLCREVPRERVKDVILGYTCANDITARDVQKREKQWARAKGFDTSCPLGPWVETGLDLETASDLTVQLTVNGQQRQLGRTSEMIHSIEDLIVNITEAMTLLPGDVILTGTPAGVGPLAVGDEVAVTIEGIGTLTNKVVKRG
- a CDS encoding HU family DNA-binding protein — translated: MNKAQLVEAIADKLGGRQQAAEAVDAVLDAIVRATVAGDRVSVTGFGSFEKVDRPARYARNPQTGERVRVKKTSVPRFRAGQGFKDLVSGSKKLPRGGEVAVKKAPKGSLTGGAAATVKKAAAKKATTKAAAAKRTTAAAKKTTAAAKKTAATAKKATAKKATTKKTTAAAKKTTTAKTAAAKKTTAKNAPAKKATAKKAPAKKSTARKTTAKKATAR
- the gltX gene encoding glutamate--tRNA ligase translates to MASAPGSSVRVRFCPSPTGNPHVGLVRTALFNWAFAKHHQGTLVFRIEDTDAARDSEESYNQLLDSLRWLGFDWDEGPEIGGPHAPYRQSQRMDLYKDVAERLLDAGHAYRCYCSQEELDTRRDAARAAGRPSGYDGHCRDLTEAQVAEYQAQGRTPIVRFRMPDETITFTDLVRGELTFTPENVPDFGLVRANGAPLYTLVNPVDDALMEITHVLRGEDLLSSTPRQIALYKALTELGIAQRTPHFGHLPYVMGEGNKKLSKRDPESSLNLYRERGFLPEGLLNYLSLLGWSLSADQDIFTMDEMVAAFDIADVNPNPARFDLKKCEAINADHIRLLDVKDFTERCAPWLKAPFAPWSPEGFDEAKWEAIAPHAQTRLKVLSEITDNVDFLFLPEPVFDEASWTKAMKEGSDALLTTAREKLESADWTSAESLKEAVLAAGEAHGLKLGKAQAPVRVAVTGRTVGLPLFESLEILGKEKTLTRIDAALAKLAA
- the cofC gene encoding 2-phospho-L-lactate guanylyltransferase; its protein translation is MQWTLVIPLKPLALAKSRLADTATDGLRPGLALAFAEDTVTAALASPAVRDVAVVTDDALAGRTLADLGARIVPGEPRTGLNAALTHGAAAVRAIRPDSPLAALNADLPALRPAELARVLDAAAEFPRAFLPDAAAIGTTLLAVAPGRELLPAFGTDSRARHRASGAVELVLDAVDSVRQDVDTGEDLRTALSLGVGSRTAAAAARLLIPGQ
- a CDS encoding type II toxin-antitoxin system RelE family toxin, which translates into the protein MTEYRVQFTVEARTAFDALPGERRAQLDRAVRILARDPFRKNATAQLGPDEHLRKAYVAPGVMLEYMVAGAVMVIVVLEIFDEFAYLIDEDDAV
- a CDS encoding lysophospholipid acyltransferase family protein produces the protein MPRRRIGFWYRFAAVLCKPWLVVLIKRDWRGMENIPADGGFITAVNHNSHVDPFAYGHFQYNTGRVPRFLAKSALFREGFVGAAMRGTGQIPVYRESTDALSAFRAAIEAVERGECVAFYPEGTLTRDPDGWPMAAKTGAARVALQTKCPVIPVAQWGANELLPPYAKKPNLLPRKTHHVLAGPPVDLSRFYGREMTPELLKEATEVIMAAVTAQLEEIRGEKAPETPYDPRQERIEQRRRTRAETGTETGAETGTETGAEISHEGEKSK
- the ndgR gene encoding IclR family transcriptional regulator NdgR → MDNSSGVGVLDKAALVLSALESGPATLAGLVAATGLARPTAHRLAVALEHHRMVARDMQGRFILGPRLAELAAAAGEDRLLATAGPVLTHLRDITGESAQLYRRQGDMRICVAAAERLSGLRDTVPVGSTLTMKAGSSAQILMAWEEPERLHRGLQGARFTATALSGVRRRGWAQSIGEREPGVASVSAPVRGPSNRVVAAVSVSGPIERLTRHPGRMHAQAVIDAAARLSEALRRTG